The following proteins come from a genomic window of Pseudomonas sp. WJP1:
- a CDS encoding SDR family oxidoreductase — protein sequence MPVALITGCSSGIGRALADAFKAAGYEVWASARKAEDVAALTAAGFTAVQLDVNDGQALEQLSERINRQYGGLDVLVNNAGYGAMGPLLDGGVQAMQRQFETNVFAIVGVTRALFPVLRRAKGMVVNIGSVSGVLVTPFAGAYCASKAAVHALSDALRMELAPFGVRVMEVQPGAIASSFAKNAGHEAEQLISEQSPWFPLREGIRARAKASQDNPTPASEFAAGLLKAVQQSKPPRLIRLGNGSRALPLLAGLLPKGLLESALMKRFGLRGQL from the coding sequence ATGCCCGTTGCGTTGATTACCGGATGTTCCAGCGGCATCGGCCGCGCCCTCGCCGATGCGTTCAAGGCGGCCGGCTACGAAGTCTGGGCCAGCGCGCGCAAGGCTGAAGATGTCGCGGCGCTGACCGCCGCCGGTTTTACTGCCGTGCAACTGGATGTCAACGATGGCCAGGCACTCGAACAGCTGAGCGAACGGATCAACCGGCAATATGGCGGCCTCGATGTGCTGGTCAACAACGCCGGCTATGGTGCCATGGGCCCTTTGCTCGATGGCGGCGTGCAGGCGATGCAACGCCAGTTCGAGACCAACGTGTTCGCCATCGTTGGCGTGACCCGGGCGTTATTTCCGGTGTTGCGTCGGGCCAAAGGCATGGTGGTGAACATCGGCAGCGTTTCGGGGGTTCTGGTCACGCCGTTCGCCGGCGCTTACTGCGCGTCGAAAGCGGCGGTGCATGCCTTGAGCGATGCCTTGCGCATGGAGTTGGCGCCGTTTGGCGTGCGGGTCATGGAGGTTCAGCCTGGCGCCATCGCGTCCAGTTTCGCCAAGAATGCCGGTCACGAAGCCGAGCAACTGATCAGCGAGCAATCGCCCTGGTTCCCGCTGCGCGAAGGCATTCGGGCACGGGCCAAGGCCTCCCAGGACAACCCGACGCCAGCCAGTGAATTTGCCGCCGGGTTACTCAAGGCCGTGCAGCAGAGCAAACCGCCACGGCTGATTCGCCTCGGCAATGGCAGCCGGGCATTGCCGTTGCTGGCGGGGTTGTTGCCAAAGGGGTTGCTGGAGTCGGCGTTGATGAAGCGGTTCGGGTTGCGCGGGCAACTGTAG